From the genome of bacterium, one region includes:
- a CDS encoding nucleoside triphosphate pyrophosphohydrolase, which yields MKYNKLVRDKIPGYIRKKGGTPITHVADMAEYWEKLKDKLLEEIEEFKKDENIEEFADILEVIDAIADHKGFDRKEVGQVRDKKAEERGKFKERIILDES from the coding sequence ATGAAATATAATAAACTGGTGAGAGACAAGATTCCGGGATATATTCGTAAAAAAGGCGGTACGCCAATTACGCATGTTGCGGATATGGCAGAGTATTGGGAGAAATTAAAGGACAAACTGCTTGAGGAAATTGAGGAGTTCAAAAAAGATGAAAATATCGAAGAATTTGCCGATATTCTTGAAGTGATCGACGCAATCGCGGACCACAAAGGTTTTGATCGAAAGGAGGTTGGGCAGGTCAGAGATAAGAAGGCAGAAGAAAGGGGAAAATTTAAGGAGCGTATTATATTGGACGAATCTTAG
- the rbfA gene encoding 30S ribosome-binding factor RbfA has product MNASKKEGNYRYLAPLGMRKDWIASTSYIVQVERRFVAMPYRHEKIQELLHHEVARTLQRDFAFAGVLITVTGTRVSSDGQHAAVSISVFPENDREKVLGILEGAIFHIQQNINRQLRMRPVPKIRFVPDHALEHLGRIDQILKAVHNDESSHAKPRSKPRRIRKAT; this is encoded by the coding sequence ATGAACGCTTCGAAAAAAGAAGGGAATTATAGATATCTTGCCCCTCTGGGCATGCGTAAGGACTGGATTGCCAGCACCAGCTACATAGTACAAGTGGAACGGCGTTTTGTTGCAATGCCTTACCGCCATGAAAAAATCCAAGAGCTTTTGCACCACGAGGTTGCGCGGACGCTCCAGCGCGATTTTGCGTTTGCGGGCGTGCTTATCACCGTGACGGGAACGAGAGTTTCAAGCGACGGACAACATGCGGCCGTTTCTATCAGCGTATTCCCCGAAAATGACAGAGAGAAAGTTCTTGGTATTCTTGAAGGAGCCATTTTCCATATCCAACAGAACATCAATAGACAGCTTCGCATGCGTCCCGTCCCAAAAATACGGTTCGTGCCGGACCATGCACTCGAGCACCTTGGCCGCATTGACCAGATACTCAAGGCCGTGCACAATGATGAGTCTTCCCATGCCAAACCAAGATCAAAACCGCGAAGGATTCGAAAGGCTACATAA
- a CDS encoding ABC transporter ATP-binding protein, whose amino-acid sequence MQTLTKRTLSIFWEHSKKYRLQAAVLVLGVFLFTVFQTYTPFLYRDLINLLASGRVPENLEKAIYLVVLIFILNFVKISSWRVTNFVNNYFESKVMRDLTNTCYQYLQKHSVGFFSSSFVGSLVTKVKRYERAFEQIADQLIFDLGRSLLDTGLVLTVLLWKYPTFGLILLFWCAAFLVFAYFYARFKLPYDIRRARVDTHTTAQLADSFTNNTNIKLFASYERENERFGEVTNEQFLARKKSWDLGTWSDVVQGFFMVGLEFLIMYVAVKFWLAGKLDVGSVALLQAYVIRLSDKLWNTGKNIRVIYEALADANEMTQMLSTPFEIKDATGAGRLEVSKGSIGFRNVLFGYYKEASILKDFNFSILPGERVALIGPSGGGKSTIVKLLLRFYDIQGGEILIDGQNIASVTQDSLRQTASLVPQEPILFHRTLMDNIRYAKPDASDEEVIRVSKLAHAHEFISSFSRGYNSLVGERGIKLSGGERQRVAIARAILKNAPILILDEATSSLDSESEMYIQDALRHLMQNRTTIVIAHRLSTIMQMDRIVVVENGVIVEEGKHEELLKVQQGLYQKLWGIQAGGFTSA is encoded by the coding sequence ATGCAGACGCTCACAAAACGCACGCTCTCTATATTCTGGGAGCATAGCAAAAAATACCGCCTTCAGGCGGCGGTTTTGGTATTGGGTGTGTTTTTGTTCACCGTATTCCAAACCTATACCCCATTCCTTTACAGGGACCTTATTAATCTTCTTGCCTCGGGGCGCGTTCCGGAAAATTTAGAAAAGGCCATATATCTTGTGGTGCTCATTTTCATCCTGAATTTCGTGAAGATATCTTCCTGGCGCGTGACCAATTTTGTCAACAATTACTTTGAGTCCAAGGTGATGAGGGACCTCACAAACACATGCTACCAGTATCTGCAGAAACACTCCGTTGGGTTTTTCAGTTCCAGCTTTGTGGGGAGTTTGGTTACCAAGGTGAAGCGCTATGAACGTGCGTTTGAGCAAATAGCCGACCAGTTAATTTTCGATCTGGGACGCTCGTTGCTTGATACCGGATTGGTTCTTACCGTGCTTTTGTGGAAGTACCCTACCTTCGGACTCATTTTGCTTTTTTGGTGCGCGGCCTTTCTGGTCTTCGCCTACTTTTACGCGCGTTTTAAGCTTCCATATGACATCCGTCGGGCCCGCGTTGATACGCACACCACGGCTCAGCTTGCCGACAGCTTTACCAATAATACCAACATCAAACTTTTTGCATCCTATGAGCGTGAAAATGAGAGATTCGGCGAGGTGACGAATGAGCAGTTCTTGGCGCGCAAGAAAAGCTGGGACCTGGGGACGTGGAGCGATGTGGTGCAGGGGTTTTTTATGGTTGGCCTTGAATTCCTGATTATGTACGTTGCCGTGAAGTTCTGGCTTGCAGGAAAGCTGGACGTTGGTAGCGTAGCGCTTCTTCAGGCCTATGTCATACGGCTTTCCGACAAGCTTTGGAACACCGGGAAGAATATCCGCGTTATCTATGAGGCTCTCGCGGACGCAAATGAAATGACCCAGATGCTCTCCACCCCGTTTGAGATAAAAGATGCAACGGGAGCGGGGCGACTGGAGGTTTCAAAAGGAAGTATCGGATTCCGGAACGTTCTATTCGGCTATTATAAAGAAGCTTCCATACTTAAGGATTTTAATTTCTCAATTTTACCCGGCGAGCGCGTAGCGCTCATCGGTCCCTCCGGAGGAGGAAAGTCCACCATCGTGAAGCTTTTGCTTCGGTTCTACGACATTCAGGGCGGAGAAATTCTTATTGACGGGCAGAATATTGCGAGCGTTACGCAGGATTCTTTGAGGCAGACCGCCTCGCTCGTTCCCCAAGAGCCCATACTTTTTCACCGGACGCTCATGGACAACATCAGGTATGCAAAACCAGACGCAAGCGATGAGGAAGTGATACGGGTTTCAAAACTGGCGCATGCGCATGAGTTCATTTCTTCATTTTCTCGGGGGTACAATTCGCTTGTGGGGGAGCGCGGTATCAAACTTTCTGGCGGCGAGCGCCAAAGGGTCGCCATCGCGCGGGCAATTCTTAAAAACGCTCCCATACTCATTCTGGACGAGGCGACCAGTTCCCTTGATAGCGAAAGCGAGATGTATATTCAGGACGCGCTTAGGCACCTTATGCAGAACCGCACTACTATTGTCATCGCGCACCGCCTTTCAACCATTATGCAGATGGACCGCATCGTGGTCGTGGAAAACGGCGTGATCGTTGAAGAAGGAAAGCACGAGGAGCTTCTTAAGGTACAGCAGGGGCTTTATCAAAAACTTTGGGGAATCCAGGCGGGCGGATTTACTTCGGCCTAG
- a CDS encoding ABC transporter ATP-binding protein codes for MHLLWNYIKQYKSILFGALALATINQGFSLLDPQIFRLIVDRYATRVATLPQDEFLHGVILLLLAAVGVAFVSRVAKNFQDYYVNVITQRLGTRLYADGIAHAFSLPYAVFEDQRSGELLRQLQKARDDVQKLIVSAINILFLSFVGVIFVLIYAFFVHWLVGLVYFLIIPLLGAATYFIGRRIKTIQKNIVVQTGELAGSTTETLRNVELVKSLGLEAQEVGRLNAVNDQILQLELYKVRLIRKLNFTQGTLINALRSSLMLLMLWLIFNGDITLGEFFSLLFYSFFIFNPLGELGNVSAQYQEARGSMEVLGKVLATLPAPKPARPIAIEGAIRDIAYENVTFQYASADKPSLSGVSFRVKGGTTIAFVGPSGSGKTTVMKLLSGLYQPTDGKIFFNGVDSSVVDFDAVRLKMGLVSQDTQLFAGTIRENLLFVRPDATDKGCEEALDAAAARTIIERGNKGLDTRIGESGIKLSGGEKQRLAIARALLRKPHVLVFDEATSSLDSITEKSITETIKKVTASRQNLITVLVAHRLSTIMHADTIYVLEKGKIVESGSHEALLREGGLYAALWREQSASTENGINS; via the coding sequence ATGCATCTTCTTTGGAACTATATTAAACAATATAAGAGCATTCTTTTTGGCGCATTGGCGCTTGCTACAATAAACCAGGGATTCTCGTTGCTGGACCCACAGATATTCCGGCTTATTGTGGACCGGTATGCCACGCGTGTTGCCACCTTGCCGCAGGACGAGTTCTTGCACGGCGTTATATTGCTTTTGCTGGCGGCCGTTGGCGTGGCGTTCGTCTCGCGCGTTGCAAAAAACTTCCAGGACTATTACGTGAATGTCATCACCCAGCGCCTGGGCACGCGTCTGTATGCCGATGGCATCGCTCACGCCTTCTCTCTGCCCTATGCGGTGTTTGAAGACCAGCGTTCGGGCGAGCTTCTGCGCCAGTTGCAAAAAGCACGCGATGACGTGCAGAAGCTTATTGTAAGCGCCATCAACATTCTGTTCCTTTCGTTCGTCGGCGTTATTTTTGTTCTCATCTACGCGTTCTTTGTCCATTGGCTGGTGGGACTGGTGTATTTTCTTATCATTCCTTTGCTCGGCGCGGCAACATATTTCATCGGCAGGCGCATCAAGACCATCCAGAAAAATATTGTGGTGCAAACGGGGGAACTAGCCGGTTCCACCACCGAAACTCTGCGTAACGTGGAGCTTGTCAAAAGCCTGGGGCTTGAAGCGCAGGAGGTTGGCAGGCTGAATGCCGTCAACGATCAGATATTACAGCTCGAGTTGTATAAGGTCCGACTCATCCGCAAGCTGAATTTCACCCAGGGAACGCTCATTAACGCCCTACGTTCCTCTTTAATGCTTCTCATGCTCTGGCTTATTTTCAACGGGGACATTACGCTTGGAGAATTTTTCAGCCTTCTTTTCTATTCATTTTTTATTTTCAACCCTTTGGGAGAATTGGGTAATGTCTCCGCACAGTATCAGGAAGCAAGGGGCAGCATGGAGGTACTTGGCAAGGTGCTGGCCACTTTACCGGCGCCGAAACCCGCGCGACCGATTGCAATTGAGGGGGCTATACGGGACATCGCGTATGAGAATGTAACGTTTCAGTATGCTTCTGCGGACAAGCCTTCGCTTTCCGGTGTATCCTTCCGCGTTAAGGGCGGAACAACGATCGCTTTTGTCGGACCCTCCGGTTCTGGTAAGACAACCGTTATGAAACTGTTGTCGGGGCTTTATCAGCCGACGGACGGCAAAATATTTTTCAATGGCGTGGACTCGAGCGTTGTGGATTTTGATGCGGTGCGCCTGAAAATGGGGCTGGTGTCGCAGGATACCCAGCTTTTTGCCGGCACCATACGTGAGAACCTCTTATTCGTTCGCCCGGATGCAACCGACAAAGGATGCGAGGAAGCCCTGGATGCCGCCGCTGCCCGTACCATCATAGAGCGTGGCAACAAGGGCCTTGATACGCGCATCGGGGAGAGCGGCATCAAGCTTTCGGGAGGCGAAAAACAGCGGCTTGCCATTGCCCGAGCCCTTTTGCGAAAACCCCATGTTCTGGTCTTTGACGAAGCGACAAGTTCGCTCGACTCCATAACAGAAAAATCAATCACCGAGACCATAAAAAAAGTGACGGCATCCCGGCAAAACCTCATCACGGTGTTGGTGGCCCATCGTCTGTCCACTATCATGCACGCAGATACTATTTATGTTCTTGAGAAAGGAAAGATAGTTGAATCCGGTTCGCATGAGGCGCTGTTGCGTGAAGGCGGGCTTTACGCCGCGTTGTGGAGAGAACAGAGCGCGAGCACGGAGAACGGAATCAATTCTTAA
- the infB gene encoding translation initiation factor IF-2, translating to MTGETTQKRPPVVVVLGHVDHGKTTLLDYIRKSNVAEKESGGITQHIGAYQIEHNGKMLTFLDTPGHEAFSEMRRRGAHVADIAILVVAADEGIKPQTLEAARHIENAKLPFVVALNRIDKPNADSPRIKKQLSENNILIEEWGGKVPALEVSAKTGKGIPELLDMLLLLWDLEEIPAETGLSTQGVVIESRLDPRRGPSATILVTSGVLKKNDALICGEAIGKIRILEDFKGVEIAQATASTPVLVTGMETVPVLGDTCEVVANAEEAIRRSEALVEKRKEEQKAADALLQAASAGVVAASKHILPIILKTDTKGSEEAIIEALLRMTHDEVALKIIEHSVGDITEADVKSAESTRAAIMGFRVTLPRAVEQYARVRGVRVVILELIYEFIEGVRKELSLLLPAEIVKTQMGKVSLLAIFKREKDGIIIGGRITSGKVVRGAWCDIVRNGAIVSEGKIRELKIAKDDASEAKEGQECGMLYVGKGEVPQVGDAVEVYERFEKRREL from the coding sequence ATGACAGGTGAAACGACACAAAAACGCCCACCGGTGGTGGTTGTGCTGGGTCATGTGGACCACGGCAAGACCACGCTTTTGGACTATATCCGCAAATCGAATGTTGCAGAGAAAGAGAGTGGCGGCATTACCCAGCATATCGGAGCATATCAGATCGAGCATAATGGCAAGATGCTGACGTTTTTGGATACGCCGGGACACGAAGCATTTTCGGAGATGCGCAGGCGCGGAGCGCATGTTGCCGATATTGCAATTCTTGTTGTTGCCGCGGATGAAGGCATTAAACCCCAGACGTTGGAAGCCGCCCGCCACATCGAGAATGCCAAACTTCCTTTTGTTGTCGCGCTCAACAGAATTGATAAGCCGAATGCAGACTCTCCGCGCATTAAAAAACAGCTTTCAGAGAATAATATTCTTATAGAAGAATGGGGCGGGAAGGTTCCGGCCCTCGAAGTATCGGCAAAGACGGGTAAGGGCATCCCCGAGCTTTTGGATATGTTGCTCCTGTTGTGGGATCTTGAGGAAATTCCGGCAGAGACAGGTCTTTCTACCCAGGGAGTAGTTATTGAATCCCGGCTCGATCCGCGCCGGGGTCCTTCGGCAACGATTCTGGTCACCAGCGGGGTATTAAAGAAGAACGATGCGCTGATCTGCGGGGAGGCGATAGGGAAAATTCGAATTCTTGAGGATTTCAAAGGAGTAGAGATTGCTCAAGCGACCGCATCAACGCCGGTTTTGGTTACCGGCATGGAGACGGTGCCGGTTCTTGGAGATACCTGCGAGGTTGTGGCAAATGCCGAGGAAGCTATACGGAGATCGGAGGCACTTGTTGAGAAGCGCAAGGAAGAACAAAAAGCCGCCGATGCGCTACTGCAGGCCGCATCCGCAGGAGTTGTTGCCGCTTCCAAACATATTCTTCCCATAATTCTCAAAACCGACACGAAGGGTTCTGAAGAAGCCATCATCGAGGCGCTATTGCGCATGACCCACGATGAGGTTGCACTGAAGATCATTGAACATAGCGTCGGAGATATTACCGAAGCCGATGTTAAATCGGCCGAGAGCACCAGGGCCGCAATTATGGGTTTTCGCGTTACCTTGCCGCGCGCGGTCGAGCAATATGCAAGGGTAAGAGGCGTGCGCGTGGTGATTCTAGAACTTATTTACGAGTTTATCGAAGGAGTGCGGAAAGAACTTTCCCTTCTGTTGCCGGCAGAGATCGTGAAAACCCAAATGGGCAAAGTTTCATTACTTGCCATTTTTAAGAGGGAGAAAGATGGCATTATCATCGGTGGCCGTATCACGTCGGGCAAAGTGGTTCGCGGCGCGTGGTGCGACATTGTGCGAAATGGAGCCATCGTGAGCGAAGGGAAAATACGAGAACTTAAAATCGCAAAAGACGACGCATCGGAGGCGAAAGAAGGGCAGGAATGCGGCATGCTGTATGTGGGGAAGGGGGAGGTGCCGCAAGTTGGGGATGCGGTTGAAGTGTATGAACGCTTCGAAAAAAGAAGGGAATTATAG
- a CDS encoding NUDIX hydrolase: MSLKLHVKNDIIVYDGKYIQTIERHFRNRKTGYRGTWEMVKRKTYGRIVAVIALTPKKEVILIKIFRIPFKCRIIEACAGLMDKKGESEPDMARRELLEETGYEVSRLRKLVSGPFNTSMLEDEIVYYLGTGARKIQEPELEDAEDIEVLKIPLKKLRTFLLHPPRGVKADVKLFGILHLLKSKVPIR, from the coding sequence ATGTCCTTAAAACTTCATGTTAAGAACGATATTATTGTGTACGACGGAAAATATATACAAACTATTGAACGGCATTTCAGGAACCGCAAAACCGGATATCGTGGCACCTGGGAGATGGTGAAGCGTAAAACATACGGACGCATCGTTGCGGTTATTGCGCTTACGCCGAAAAAAGAAGTTATCCTGATAAAAATTTTCCGCATACCGTTTAAGTGCCGGATCATTGAGGCATGCGCAGGCCTTATGGATAAAAAAGGAGAGAGCGAGCCGGACATGGCGCGGCGCGAACTTTTGGAAGAGACGGGGTATGAAGTTTCTCGCCTGCGAAAGCTTGTTTCTGGCCCCTTCAACACCAGCATGCTTGAAGACGAGATAGTATATTATCTCGGTACGGGAGCAAGAAAGATTCAAGAACCGGAACTTGAGGATGCCGAGGATATTGAAGTGCTCAAAATCCCGCTTAAAAAGCTTCGGACATTTCTTCTGCATCCGCCTCGCGGAGTAAAGGCGGATGTGAAGCTTTTTGGCATTCTGCACCTTCTAAAGAGCAAGGTGCCCATAAGGTAG
- a CDS encoding putative glycoside hydrolase has translation MKRYTIIILIILCGALFGAILVVATTENGLGSGLHRAILETNPFRPSPFAEIIAPTPLPTPPPPKPVRALYLTASTAKDPARLEHLIELVKKTNLTAMVINAKDDGPQFEQSLTDAVLRLRQAEIIPIARIVIFKDASFARQNLQEALKYSNGSFWRDASGGTWLDPASRASWAYLVNIARQAADIGFEEINLDYVRFPTDGALSSIRYPVWDGKTPKSEVIVEFFKYFNEELKKTHPNIKTSLDIFGYTFLTSTGLNIGQRVEDAALYFDYIAPMVYPSHYSTGNFGLENPAAYPYTVIKKTLEKGFSKLPPDFPHERIRPWLQAFDMGAIYNAYMLSEQIRALKEFGITEFYLWNPHNVYDRYESALPPH, from the coding sequence ATGAAGCGATACACCATTATTATTTTGATAATCCTGTGCGGCGCGCTCTTTGGTGCCATCCTTGTTGTTGCCACGACGGAAAATGGCTTGGGGTCCGGATTGCACCGGGCGATACTCGAGACTAATCCCTTCCGGCCTTCGCCATTTGCCGAAATTATCGCACCGACCCCTCTACCCACCCCTCCACCTCCAAAACCAGTTCGAGCTTTATATCTCACGGCCAGCACCGCCAAAGATCCCGCGCGCCTTGAACATCTCATCGAGCTCGTCAAAAAAACGAATCTGACTGCAATGGTCATTAATGCCAAGGACGACGGACCGCAATTTGAACAGTCTTTAACCGACGCGGTTTTGCGCCTGCGTCAGGCAGAGATCATTCCTATCGCCCGTATCGTTATTTTTAAAGATGCTTCGTTCGCCCGCCAGAATCTCCAAGAGGCGCTGAAATATTCCAATGGCTCATTTTGGCGCGACGCTTCCGGCGGCACATGGCTCGACCCGGCTTCTCGCGCCTCCTGGGCGTACCTTGTGAACATTGCGCGACAGGCCGCCGATATTGGATTTGAGGAAATAAACCTCGATTACGTCCGCTTCCCCACCGATGGCGCACTCTCTTCCATCCGTTATCCCGTATGGGATGGCAAAACTCCCAAGAGCGAAGTTATCGTCGAGTTTTTCAAGTACTTCAACGAAGAGCTCAAGAAAACTCACCCGAACATCAAAACATCCCTGGATATTTTCGGATACACATTTCTCACTTCAACCGGCCTTAACATCGGCCAGCGCGTGGAAGATGCTGCGCTGTATTTCGACTATATCGCCCCGATGGTATATCCTTCTCATTATTCAACGGGTAATTTCGGCCTTGAGAATCCGGCGGCATATCCCTACACCGTGATCAAAAAAACCCTTGAAAAGGGTTTTAGCAAACTTCCGCCCGACTTTCCTCATGAAAGAATCCGCCCGTGGCTGCAAGCCTTCGATATGGGCGCAATATATAACGCCTATATGCTCTCGGAGCAAATTCGGGCATTGAAAGAGTTCGGCATCACCGAGTTCTACCTTTGGAACCCGCATAACGTGTATGATCGTTACGAGAGCGCTTTGCCTCCACACTAA
- a CDS encoding winged helix-turn-helix domain-containing protein, whose translation MGKIKTAKQMERHLKGMANHYRIEILLLIAAREGLTLEEIIEAIGANEKTLGEHTRRLYIAGLVNKKYRGKFVEHTLSPYGKTFVAFLKSFQRIQ comes from the coding sequence ATGGGAAAAATCAAAACAGCAAAGCAGATGGAGCGGCATCTTAAGGGAATGGCCAATCACTATCGCATCGAGATACTGCTTTTGATCGCCGCACGCGAAGGGCTTACGCTTGAGGAGATTATTGAGGCGATTGGAGCCAACGAGAAAACGTTGGGGGAGCACACGCGGCGGCTCTATATTGCCGGGCTAGTCAATAAAAAATACCGCGGCAAATTCGTGGAACACACGCTCTCGCCATACGGAAAAACATTCGTTGCCTTCCTCAAATCATTCCAACGCATCCAATAA
- a CDS encoding DHH family phosphoesterase, translated as MPNQDQNREGFERLHNLIAGASHVLLATHERPDADAIGAVYAMAHIGKKLNRPTSIFLPDGVPQELLFLPAVTTHHATAENLPGDVLVAVDYGDFARTKLHEYIEAHPMRIATIDHHPSSDQRGEVQIVDTGASSTCELVYRYCVFANIPLHKELATCLLAGIVFDTGGLQHSSTSPGTLRIVSDLVRHGARMHKVTQVIRPSQEEKNLRIIADALSAIMYDADIGMSYAVVHHKDLLETGGDIDLSLVTHLISTGKEQKFAAFFKEAEPGKFRISLRSENFKGVDVSAIAKQLGGGGHKYASGCQVEGEFLYALLRVREAARAVIR; from the coding sequence ATGCCAAACCAAGATCAAAACCGCGAAGGATTCGAAAGGCTACATAACCTCATTGCCGGGGCGTCCCACGTATTGCTCGCTACGCATGAGAGGCCCGATGCAGATGCGATCGGAGCCGTCTATGCCATGGCGCATATCGGAAAGAAGTTAAACCGGCCGACATCCATTTTTCTTCCCGACGGCGTTCCCCAGGAGCTTCTCTTTCTTCCCGCGGTCACCACGCATCATGCCACGGCGGAAAACTTGCCGGGCGATGTGCTTGTTGCCGTCGACTATGGAGATTTTGCGCGCACGAAGCTTCATGAATATATTGAGGCCCATCCCATGCGCATCGCGACCATAGACCACCATCCGTCCAGCGATCAAAGGGGCGAAGTGCAGATCGTGGATACCGGCGCTTCCTCAACGTGTGAACTGGTGTATCGATATTGTGTGTTTGCGAACATTCCTCTGCACAAGGAACTTGCAACATGCCTTCTTGCGGGTATCGTATTCGACACGGGAGGGCTTCAACATTCCAGCACCTCTCCCGGAACATTAAGGATCGTATCCGATCTTGTGCGGCACGGCGCGCGCATGCACAAGGTGACGCAGGTGATCCGTCCGAGTCAGGAGGAGAAAAATCTTCGTATCATCGCCGATGCGCTTTCCGCCATAATGTACGATGCCGATATAGGAATGAGCTACGCCGTCGTTCACCATAAGGACCTTCTGGAGACAGGCGGCGATATCGATCTTTCGCTTGTTACGCATCTCATCAGTACCGGCAAAGAACAAAAATTCGCGGCGTTCTTCAAAGAAGCCGAGCCTGGCAAGTTCCGCATAAGTCTGCGAAGCGAGAACTTCAAAGGCGTGGACGTGTCGGCGATCGCCAAGCAGCTTGGAGGCGGAGGACACAAATATGCGTCCGGATGCCAGGTAGAGGGAGAGTTCTTGTATGCCTTATTACGCGTTCGTGAAGCGGCAAGAGCTGTGATAAGATAA
- a CDS encoding Ada metal-binding domain-containing protein: MHKVLKGGKIVESRIPGRYAGNKPRKIFGRLDCLSGKRMMKPKNRVFFLTWQDAVEAGYRPCKNCRPMPSDTYA, encoded by the coding sequence ATGCACAAGGTTCTTAAGGGCGGGAAGATAGTTGAAAGCCGAATCCCGGGCAGATATGCCGGGAATAAACCTCGAAAAATATTCGGCAGACTGGATTGTTTGTCCGGCAAGCGAATGATGAAACCAAAAAACCGGGTTTTTTTCCTGACCTGGCAAGATGCGGTGGAAGCCGGCTACCGGCCGTGCAAGAACTGCAGACCAATGCCGAGCGATACCTACGCATAG
- a CDS encoding tRNA-dihydrouridine synthase → MHFNFWDTLEKPFFALAPMADVTDAAFRQMFVECGKPDVFWTEFVSIGGLCSRGKEALLPDLWFGEGEHPIVAQIFGVEPEKYEKTGVLIRELGFDGVDINMGCPSRDIEKQKAGAALIKTPELARLAIRALKKGAGDLPVSVKTRVGYVSKDEMSAWLQVLLEEDLAALTVHLRTRMEMSAVPAQWELAHEIVELRNRVAPKTLLIGNGDITSMEDARARLKESGMDGAMIGRGVFGNPWFFSERVPDVRERLERMVKHAELFEKKFKGIKNFSVMKKHFGSYATGFDGAKELRIRLMGTEKAEDVKKITEEFLGAVEV, encoded by the coding sequence ATGCACTTCAACTTTTGGGATACATTGGAAAAACCATTCTTTGCGCTCGCCCCGATGGCGGATGTGACCGATGCGGCGTTCCGGCAGATGTTCGTGGAATGCGGGAAGCCAGATGTGTTCTGGACCGAGTTCGTATCCATTGGGGGGCTTTGTTCAAGAGGCAAAGAAGCGCTTTTGCCCGACCTATGGTTTGGTGAAGGCGAACACCCCATCGTCGCGCAGATATTCGGCGTGGAGCCCGAGAAGTACGAAAAAACGGGTGTGCTCATCCGCGAACTTGGTTTTGACGGCGTGGATATCAACATGGGGTGTCCCTCGCGCGATATTGAAAAACAAAAAGCAGGGGCCGCGCTCATCAAAACTCCAGAACTCGCACGCCTTGCCATCCGAGCCCTGAAGAAAGGAGCTGGGGATTTACCCGTGTCCGTCAAAACGCGGGTCGGCTATGTATCTAAGGATGAAATGTCGGCATGGCTTCAGGTACTTTTGGAAGAGGATTTGGCCGCGCTCACCGTGCATTTGCGTACGCGCATGGAAATGTCGGCAGTGCCCGCGCAGTGGGAGCTAGCGCATGAAATTGTGGAACTAAGGAACCGCGTGGCGCCAAAAACACTTTTAATTGGAAACGGAGACATCACTTCAATGGAAGATGCGCGCGCTCGTCTGAAGGAATCGGGCATGGATGGCGCAATGATAGGGCGGGGCGTTTTTGGGAATCCCTGGTTTTTTTCCGAGCGGGTGCCCGATGTACGCGAACGACTCGAACGTATGGTGAAACACGCGGAACTATTTGAAAAGAAATTCAAGGGTATCAAGAATTTCTCCGTGATGAAAAAACACTTCGGATCGTATGCCACGGGATTTGACGGGGCCAAAGAGCTTCGGATACGTCTTATGGGAACGGAAAAGGCTGAAGACGTGAAAAAAATAACGGAGGAGTTTCTGGGCGCAGTTGAGGTGTAA